The Penicillium digitatum chromosome 6, complete sequence genome has a window encoding:
- a CDS encoding NADH-ubiquinone oxidoreductase subunit GRIM-19, putative, which yields MPQDMPPTGGYAQVQYKRNLPVRGFKPSYYLIGMHVIMAYGFYKYFHGVREQRELAREKIWSRLHLTPLLQAEEDRDQVRRHYADKAREKELLGTDARIYNSDRFVRPTFAYTPANLTQ from the exons ATGCCTCAGGATATGCCCCCAACGGGGGGCTACGCTCAAGTCCAATACAAG CGAAACCTTCCCGTCCGCGGCTTCAAGCCCTCCTACTACCTGATTGGCATGCATGTTATTATGGCCTACGGTTTCTACAAGTACTTCCATGGTGTCCGTGAGCAGCG TGAGCTCGCCCGTGAGAAGATCTGGTCCCGTTTACACCTCACTCCCCTCCTCCAGGCCGAGGAGGACCGAGACCAGGTTCGCCGGCACTACGCCGACAAGGCGCGCGAGAAGGAACTTCTCGGTACCGATGCCAGGATCTATAACTCCGACCG CTTTGTCCGCCCTACTTTCGCCTATACCCCTGCCAATCTCACTCAATAG
- a CDS encoding tRNA (guanine-N1-)-methyltransferase encodes MGEQERPRKLAKLDHDENTTYEVLGPAMTGARDVAGNELEPACAQIGNEPLDLSEFTVHKEEKPAIESAAHDGAQGAPPVMSKNQMKKLRRAEAHQQKRALQKAQKKDKIVEKRERRKAMVEEAREKGGEEAVNKLRALWRGKKAKHTRSTLLPLTFVMDCGYDELMSERERISLAGQLTRSYSDNSRAVYNGHMIFSSFDKLLKERFDTVLACHKNWKRIRFLQEDFVQAGELAKEQMTAARGGQLAGPFAEQTDAKPEDGEIVYLSSDSENTLTELKPYSTYIVGALVDKNRHKAVCYNQAVEKGIKTAKLPIGQYIQMAHRPVLATNHVIEIMLQWLELRDWGKAFMKVIPTRKGGALRENPNETQNEGEENAENDTEDVNEEDMEADQMKQLEEIAAFEEGSADENEEKE; translated from the coding sequence ATGGGGGAGCAAGAACGGCCTCGCAAATTGGCAAAATTGGACCACGACGAAAATACCACCTACGAGGTGCTCGGCCCTGCCATGACTGGAGCCCGCGATGTTGCCGGCAACGAACTAGAGCCCGCGTGCGCTCAGATTGGGAACGAACCGCTCGATCTCTCAGAATTTACGGTCCACAAGGAGGAAAAACCAGCTATTGAATCTGCAGCTCACGATGGCGCCCAAGGAGCCCCACCTGTTATGTCAAAAAATCAGATGAAGAAGCTACGCCGCGCGGAGGCCCATCAGCAGAAGCGCGCTCTTCAAAAGGCCCAGAAGAAGGACAAGATCGTTGAAAAGCGAGAGCGTCGCAAGGCTATGGTTGAGGAGGCAAGGGAAAAAGGTGGCGAGGAAGCTGTCAACAAGCTACGGGCGTTGTGGCGAGGCAAGAAAGCCAAGCACACCAGGTCAACACTACTACCTCTGACGTTCGTGATGGATTGCGGCTACGATGAGCTGATGTCCGAAAGAGAGCGCATCTCATTGGCTGGCCAGCTCACGCGATCATACTCAGACAACAGCCGAGCAGTCTACAACGGGCACATGATATTCTCGTCATTCGACAAATTACTGAAAGAGCGATTCGACACCGTATTGGCGTGCCACAAAAACTGGAAGCGTATTCGGTTTTTGCAGGAAGATTTTGTGCAAGCTGGTGAGCTGGCCAAAGAACAGATGACAGCCGCGCGAGGAGGTCAACTTGCTGGGCCGTTCGCCGAACAGACTGATGCGAAGCCAGAGGACGGGGAAATCGTCTATCTCAGCAGTGATAGTGAGAATACTTTGACCGAGCTGAAGCCCTACAGCACTTATATTGTCGGAGCGCTAGTGGATAAAAACCGACACAAGGCAGTCTGCTACAACCAGGCAGTTGAAAAGGGCATCAAAACTGCTAAGTTGCCTATCGGACAGTACATTCAAATGGCGCATCGTCCGGTACTGGCCACCAATCATGTCATTGAGATCATGCTtcaatggctggagcttcgTGACTGGGGCAAGGCGTTCATGAAGGTCATTCCTACCCGGAAAGGCGGCGCCTTGAGGGAAAACCCGAACGAAACCCAGAACGAGGGTGAGGAAAATGCCGAAAATGATACTGAAGATGTGAACGAGGAGGATATGGAAGCAGACCAGATGAAGCAGTTGGAAGAGATCGCAGCTTTTGAGGAAGGAAGTGCGGAcgaaaatgaagaaaaggaatAG
- a CDS encoding Nuclear import and export protein Msn5, putative: MAAEELSEGGMADIIRALQLIHNPASSNDLRKEASQFVENLKESDAAARNGFLLASRMEHEPVVRYFGLTLLDHVLRQYNFTNPEEAKTLRMMILQLAENVRPEDPTFFRNKISQLWTEAAKKTWGLDWMDMDANLVQFWGASLVHKELVLAVLETLSEDVFFREDTASSLRGGELNRSLIEIFTPAGIVEQVAGDKNSATIPRCGQEGWLIRICEFLDNCVQNVSSSEQARDAALKALATLRSALSWSIYKGVIVSQVVPSIFRALPCQDDQVLLSAIEALHALYGRNTIGSEDSHELVCLIFEPEYLVVLQRLYEWSIVGPDDVDDPKYLISKKLSEMVSYIAGCLEDEKFLVSTMDCLNLPPFLQFVANIMQHQSLTVSIPCLHLWSRLLHSSKISNLDFVQQQTPQFLNICTQRLLRWESLPTESDNPTVRFLVEDIDTVPERHAFVGNYRRYCSSIIEIITLKRPQEAVREILARVDTNLDNLYSGVEPFSMATFSKSSIPLMRADAQFAVVEAVIKGYNKWVSAHGKSPQRDESKRLELEHVVENWASTLMQKSFEDPVLKQRVIKLAVDISSRALDNHPGFALKVLEHILMSRLPDRTEYPVYSEAVKELHGLASSELRRLAMRYADYFYTFYDLLEPKIKEITLANRIDDKLQMELTSILLIIMQRAINADPYLRQNRLAAFLQPIRVSWQDDQFRHSSSTFPGFCSMLGLENVGPYMQSKEAQKLADWSEVVLDAEGRLVQEEMTRKFQLLPLRGTKTMLAVSTDRLKKSTPAYVTACEMWHELIPVILPTLLQLVRHAHAFHNPTNWNMVEGMQPIVERILTDRFWQAGISVGSRDEFYARITSSKSTLEGFASSVRGKVRAVREACYSMLFSMSRMREHFYGFAELPGPLSEALFVDSPHLSSHQFSVLLNISRCLIDDCPVQFRSQFLPPMLSTLFINIDRKVTTEWEIIEQRRNGTSDGDLTTEMKSESVLRQLTYSAVIMVASLFDPQRGDPDGTESDPSAPLPTPKLSDSIRHFVLSSPQIFEPVMLFCTHALRMRDTRSGSIITRVIRSILQDFAPTNDTPDTQTIATIREFICTDVLTACISSVHESYFVDMQKDLAQLIASIWCLYGFCSDTPRAVFLSLPGISADKVASTESALHRTTSPRQQRALVLELLEPLRGISIAEQGKILGSREERRKARSALQERYMTNEMETQQQNHRVDINDGPDLGGVADLFG, from the exons ATGGCTGCGGAGGAGTTGTCGGAGGGCGGCATGGCCGATATCATCCGTGCCCTGCAACTCATTCACAACCCTGCGTCGTCAAACGATTTACGGAAGGAGGCTTCACAATTTGTGGAGAACTTGAAAGAATCTGATGCCGCGGCCCGAAATGGCTTCCTTTTGGCTTCCCGCATGGAGCATGAGCCTGTTGTCCGATATTTCGGTCTTACCCTCCTCGATCACGTTCTTCGCCAATACAACTTCACCAACCCCGAAGAAGCCAAGACCTTGCGCATGATGATTTTGCAACTCGCTGAGAACGTCCGCCCCGAAGACCCTACCTTTTTCCGGAATAAGATATCTCAGTTGTGGACCGAGGCCGCTAAGAAGACCTGGGGACTGGACTGGATGGATATGGATGCCAACCTGGTTCAGTTCTGGGGTGCATCTCTCGTTCACAAAGAGCTGGTCCTTGCTGTTCTCGAGACTCTTTCCGAGGACGTCTTTTTCAGAGAAGATACTGCCTCATCACTACGGGGAGGTGAGCTCAACCGGTCGCTCATCGAAATTTTTACCCCTGCAGGCATTGTAGAGCAAGTTGCTGGGGATAAAAACAGTGCCACAATTCCACGCTGTGGACAGGAGGGCTGGCTTATTCGTATCTGCGAATTTCTTGACAATTGCGTCCAGAACGTCTCCAGCTCGGAACAGGCTCGGGATGCGGCTCTAAAAGCTTTGGCAACTTTGAGATCTGCTTTGTCATGGTCCATCTACAAAGGTGTGATTGTCTCCCAAGTTGTTCCAAGCATTTTCCGAGCTTTGCCTTGTCAAGATGACCAGGTGCTCCTCTCTGCAATTGAAGCACTTCATGCACTTTATGGAAGAAATACTATCGGCAGCGAAGATTCGCACGAGCTAGTATGCCTGATCTTTGAGCCCGAATATCTTGTTGTTCTCCAAAGGCTTTACGAATGGTCAATCGTGGGTCCGGATGACGTGGATGATCCTAAATATCTTATCTCTAAAAAGCTTTCTGAGATGGTCTCATATATTGCAGGATGCTTGGAAGATGAGAAGTTCTTGGTCTCTACAATGGACTGTTTGAATCTGCCGCCATTCCTGCAATTCGTGGCCAACATAATGCAACACCAGAGCTTGACGGTCTCTATACCTTGCTTGCATCTTTGGTCCAGACTGTTACATAGCTCCAAAATTAGTAACTTGGACTTTGTGCAACAACAAACTCCTCAGTTCTTGAACATTTGCACCCAGAGGCTTCTTCGTTGGGAGTCTCTCCCGACTGAATCAGACAATCCCACGGTGCGGTTTTTGGTCGAAGACATTGATACGGTTCCCGAGCGACATGCCTTTGTTGGTAATTACCGCCGTTACTGTTCCTCAATCATCGAAATTATTACTCTCAAGCGGCCTCAAGAAGCTGTGCGCGAAATTCTGGCCCGGGTGGACACCAACCTTGACAACTTGTATAGCGGCGTTGAGCCATTTAGCA TGGCAACTTTCTCCAAATCGTCGATTCCTCTCATGCGAGCGGATGCTCAGTTCGCAGTGGTAGAGGCTGTCATCAAGGGCTACAACAAATGGGTTTCGGCTCACGGAAAATCACCACAACGCGAT GAATCTAAACGATTGGAATTGGAACATGTGGTGGAGAACTGGGCTTCAACTCTGATGCAAAAATCTTTTGAG GATCCGGTCTTGAAACAAAGAGTCATCAAACTGGCTGTCGACATCTCTTCAAGGGCTTTGGACAATCATCCGGGATTTGCGCTCAAAGTTCTGGAACACATTCTCATGTCACGTTTACCGGATCGAACCGAATACCCAGTGTATTCCGAGGCTGTCAAGGAACTCCATGGATTGGCAAGCTCTGAACTTCGTCGGTTGGCTATGCGTTATGCGGACTACTTCTAC ACTTTCTATGACCTTCTTGAGCCAAAGATCAAAGAAATCACACTGGCTAACCGCATTGATGACAAATTGCAAATGGAACTGACTTCTATCTTGCTCATAATTAT GCAACGTGCAATCAATGCTGATCCTTATCTGCGCCAAAATCGGCTCGCAGCTTTCCTTCAGCCCATCCGGGTGTCATGGCAAGACGACCAATTCCGTCACAGCAGCTCCACTTTCCCCGGGTTTTGCAGTATGCTTGGATTGGAAAATGTTGGCCCATATATGCAATCCAAAGAAGCACAGAAACTGGCAGACTGGTCTGAGGTTGTCTTGGACGCCGAAGGGAGGTTAGTTCAAGAAGAGATGACCAGAAAATTTCAG CTGTTGCCGTTGCGTGGCACCAAGACCATGTTAGCCGTTTCCACGGATAGACTCAAGAAGTCTACGCCCGCCTATGTGACTGCTTGCGAGATGTGGCATGAATTAATCCCCGTCATTCTTCCCACTTTGTTGCAGCTTGTCAG ACACGCCCATGCCTTCCACAATCCTACCAATTGGAATATGGTCGAAGGCATGCAACCAATTGTCGAGCGTATCCTCACAGATCGATTTTGGCAGGCAGGTATTTCTGTCGGTAGCCGTGACGAGTTCTATGCCAGAATCACATCATCGAAGTCTACACTTGAAGGGTTTGCATCATCGGTTCGAGGAAAAGTCAGAGCTGTCCGCGAAGCATGCTACTCCATGCTATTCAGCATGAGCAGAATGCGAGAGCACTTTTATGGATTCGCCGAACTTCCAGGACCCCTATCTGAAGCATTGTTCGTTGACTCACCGCATCTCTCCTCCCACCAATTTTCGGTACTTCTCAACATCTCGCGTTGTCTGATTGACGACTGCCCTGTGCAATTCCGCAGCCAATTCTTACCCCCCATGTTATCGACTCTATTCATCAACATTGATCGTAAAGTCACCACAGAATGGGAAATAATTGAACAACGCAGGAACGGAACTTCGGACGGAGATCTCACCACGGAGATGAAATCCGAAAGTGTCCTTCGCCAGTTGACTTACTCTGCTGTGATCATGGTAGCCAGTCTATTTGATCCACAGAGAGGTG ACCCAGATGGGACTGAATCAGATCCCAGTGCACCCCTACCGACCCCGAAACTCTCTGATTCTATCCGCCATTTTGTCCTCTCCTCCCCCCAGATCTTCGAGCCTGTCATGCTCTTCTGTACGCACGCTCTTCGCATGCGCGATACGCGCAGCGGTAGCATTATCACCCGTGTCATTCGGTCAATTCTGCAAGACTTTGCGCCTACGAACGATACCCCGGACACCCAAACCATCGCGACCATCCGCGAATTCATATGTACTGATGTTCTCACAGCATGCATTTCATCCGTACATGAATCATACTTTGTTGATATGCAAAAGGACCTCGCTCAGCTAATTGCATCAATTTGGTGTCTCTACGGCTTCTGTAGCGATACCCCTCGTGCTGTATTCCTGAGCTTGCCAGGAATTAGCGCAGATAAAGTCGCCAGTACCGAGTCTGCACTTCATCGTACTACCTCACCAAGGCAGCAGCGCGCATTAGTCTTGGAGCTTCTCGAGCCCCTCCGCGGCATTAGTATTGCCGAGCAAGGGAAAATACTGGGTTCTCGCGAGGAACGTCGCAAGGCCCGCTCAGCATTGCAGGAGCGATACATGACCAATGAGATGGAAACTCAGCAGCAGAATCACCGTGTCGATATTAACGATGGTCCCGATCTTGGTGGTGTGGCTGATCTATTTGGATAG
- a CDS encoding Vacuolar import/degradation, Vid27-related, translated as MFMLRNVSKFLFGDASKESIIEIPQGELYLVRPQSPKGYSELIFKDAAATIRRTGQEFQYQLVIQRAYEEGEEELADEDGEQGAGDGLDKDEKVFLLDQTLHFRSELREGGAKILAWDDLSGDAGDLFEFICDSSVPSDKVATFELAALQCQYERKHRRSAQKATEAELDEFSYNEEEPIPSASPISSPTRNSFTAEDSAAAMAKDVEYAQSKGQIKTATLEEEPTTAPPSAAHPEAKEILCKEDAELHLFDFSTGTFVLQESEIIATVSEVGTWQYWLQITGKDKEWLGQAVVADINPVFNFEYLSFIFNHYGEDGSAYSWLLRFKDQASEERFQEGLMQALWEQLNELKWTKVKENDRDYVLDAFQDLTMEDADNKLEEEVEEEEEEEAEGEYDGDQDDAQRSEHYDSDEEEEDVVTRDADGNVNSQLAVGYKHDRSFVVRGSKIGVFKHTAHNNLEFSTTISKVETPKGKLFSPKKVMLHAEDQNMILQNRDDPNSLYKMDLEYGKIVDEWKVHDDIAVETFAPENKFAQMTAAQPFVGISKNALYRIDPRLSGNKLVDSDLKQYVSKNDFSAVATTEKGYLAVASNKGDIRMFDRLGINAKTHIPALGEPIIGLDVSADGRWVLATCRTYLLLIDSLQKEGKNEGKLGFERAFAKDSKPQPRRLGLQPAHVAQFQHETKQPLSFTTARFNTGVDSTETSIVTATGPFIITWSMKKVIANRRDPYTIKRYGENVMADNFRFGSDKNVIVALPNEVNMVAKRTFQKPTRESIAGPATPNRARSRWSSRLGKDDIVNSPY; from the exons ATGTTTATGCTCCGCAACG TGAGCAAATTTCTATTTGGTGACGCTTCGAAAGAATCCATCATTGAAATCCCCCAAGGCGAGCTGTATCTGGTTCGCCCACAGTCGCCCAAGGGTTACTCTGAACTTATCTTCAAGGACGCCGCTGCAACGATCCGACGGACTGGTCAGGAGTTTCAATACCAGCTTGTTATTCAAAGAGCTTATGAAGAGGGCGAGGAAGAACTTGCGGACGAAGACGGTGAGCAAGGCGCGGGTGACGGCCTAGATAAAGACGAGAAGGTTTTCCTTTTGGACCAAACTCTCCACTTCCGCTCTGAACTCCGTGAAGGAGGCGCAAAAATATTGGCCTGGGATGACCTGAGCGGCGACGCTGGTGATCTCTTCGAATTCATATGCGACTCTTCGGTCCCATCGGACAAAGTTGCCACCTTCGAGCTTGCTGCCCTCCAGTGTCAGTACGAACGCAAACACCGCCGCAGTGCACAGAAGGCCACCGAGGCGGAGTTGGATGAGTTCTCATACAACGAAGAAGAGCCTATACCATCTGCCAGTCCGATCTCTTCGCCAACCAGAAATTCCTTTACAGCAGAGGATTCAGCCGCAGCCATGGCAAAAGACGTAGAATATGCCCAGTCCAAAGGACAGATCAAGACTGCCACTCTTGAGGAGGAACCGACTACTGCCCCGCCGTCTGCAGCCCACCCGGAAGCCAAGGAGATTCTCTGCAAAGAAGATGCTGAACTGCATTTGTTCGACTTTTCCACTGGAACATTTGTTCTCCAGGAGTCGGAAATCATTGCGACTGTCTCCGAGGTCGGTACTTGGCAGTACTGGCTCCAGATCACTGGCAAGGATAAGGAGTGGTTAGGACAGGCTGTCGTCGCTGATATTAACCCCGTCTTTAATTTCGAATACCTTTCGTTTATCTTCAACCACTACGGCGAGGATGGTTCAGCCTACTCATGGCTCCTGCGATTCAAGGACCAGGCTTCGGAAGAACGATTCCAGGAAGGTCTGATGCAGGCGCTGTGGGAACAGCTCAATGAGTTGAAGTGGACTAAAGTCAAGGAGAATGACCGAGACTATGTTCTTGATGCCTTCCAGGATCTTACCATGGAAGACGCGGACAACAAGCTAgaggaagaagttgaggaagaagaagaggaagaggctgAAGGGGAGTATGACGGCGACCAGGACGACGCTCAGCGCAGTGAACACTACGACagcgatgaagaggaagaagacgttGTTACACGTGATGCAGATGGAAATGTCAACTCTCAATTGGCAGTGGGCTACAAGCATGATCGATCATTCGTTGTGCGAGGGTCCAAGATCGGTGTCTTTAAGCATACCGCCCACAACAACCTTGAATTCTCCACAACGATTTCAAAGGTCGAAACACCTAAGGGCAAACTTTTCAGCCCCAAGAAGGTCATGCTTCATGCTGAGGATCAGAATATGATTCTTCAGAATAGAGATGATCCTAACTCGCTGTACAAGATGGATCTGGAGTACGGCAAGATCGTCGACGAATGGAAGGTTCACGACGACATTGCAGTGGAGACTTTTGCTCCCGAAAAC AAATTCGCACAAATGACGGCAGCGCAGCCATTCGTCGGTATCTCCAAGAACGCCCTTTACCGCATCGATCCTCGCCTTTCTGGCAACAAGCTTGTCGATTCTGATCTGAAGCAGTACGTCAGCAAGAATGATTTCTCGGCTGTGGCTACCACTGAGAAGGGATACCTTGCTGTCGCGTCTAACAAGGGTGACATCCGCATGTTCGACCGACTGGGCATCAACGCGAAGACTCATATCCCGGCTCTTGGCGAGCCAATCATCGGCCTTGATGTGTCTGCAGATGGACGCTGGGTCCTGGCAACTTGTCGCACCTACCTTCTCCTCATTGATTCGCTGCAGAAGGAAGGCAAGAACGAGGGCAAGCTCGGCTTCGAGCGTGCTTTTGCGAAGGACTCGAAGCCTCAGCCCCGCCGTCTTGGCTTGCAGCCCGCACACGTTGCCCAGTTCCAGCACGAGACAAAACAGCCTCTCTCATTCACCACCGCACGCTTCAACACCGGTGTCGACTCAACAGAAACGAGCATCGTCACTGCTACCGGTCCCTTCATCATAACATGGAGTATGAAGAAAGTTATTGCTAACCGCAGGGACCCCTACACTATCAAGCGGTATGGTGAGAATGTCATGGCTGATAACTTCCGATTCGGCTCTGACAAGAATGTCATCGTTGCTCTGCCAAACGAGGTCAACATGGTCGCCAAGCGTACTTTCCAGAAGCCTACGCGCGAGAGCATCGCTGGTCCTGCCACACCAAACCGTGCGCGCAGCAGATGGAGCAGTCGTCTTGGCAAGGATGACATTGTCAACTCCCCTTACTAG